One Mycobacterium marseillense DNA window includes the following coding sequences:
- a CDS encoding FAD-dependent oxidoreductase codes for MNASREHAVVLGAGIAGLLAARVLSEFYASVCVIERDKAPGLPIPRKGVPQGRHVHNFLSRGTQVLAELFPGLIDEMGAAGAVVIDDGDLSRFYVRTGRYELRRSGTLRDPAAVTLCLATRPFVESHVHRRVAALSNVKFLDGHEVIEPLADAGAVTGARITHRDNGAPRDLPADLVVDATGRSARTPAFLEAMAYGRPPETRSTAMLGYSSQLLSIPDGCIDQQMVVFNLGGGGKPGGLLLACENDTWMFAVGRTIDTGGAPTDFATMLGLVDDALPPKILHGLRQAHALADIATFRNPAAVWRRYDQMTRFPRGLLVIGDALCSPNPVYGQGMTMAAQQALALQVCLRGGDADLARRFFGRTARDIGPTWAVNEANDRVPSTSRKPSLQRRLRGQLVRAILEAAGDDTAVTERLLRITHLVNPPTGLQDPALLLRVLRVNLRRRFQRAQKQRRHQRLREAL; via the coding sequence GTGAACGCCTCGCGTGAGCACGCCGTTGTGCTGGGCGCCGGGATCGCGGGTCTGCTTGCCGCGCGCGTCCTTTCGGAGTTCTACGCCTCGGTGTGCGTCATCGAGCGGGACAAGGCTCCCGGCCTTCCCATTCCCCGGAAGGGTGTGCCACAAGGCCGCCACGTCCACAATTTCCTGAGCCGGGGGACGCAGGTTCTCGCCGAACTGTTTCCGGGACTGATCGACGAGATGGGCGCCGCCGGCGCGGTTGTCATCGATGACGGGGACTTGTCGCGGTTTTACGTGCGCACGGGTCGCTATGAACTCAGGCGTTCGGGCACATTGAGGGATCCCGCGGCCGTGACGTTGTGTCTGGCGACCCGACCGTTCGTCGAGTCCCACGTGCATCGGCGCGTCGCGGCGCTGTCCAACGTGAAATTTCTCGACGGCCACGAGGTGATCGAGCCGCTAGCCGACGCAGGTGCCGTGACCGGTGCGCGAATCACGCACCGCGACAACGGCGCACCGAGAGACCTGCCCGCCGATCTGGTCGTCGATGCCACGGGCCGGTCCGCCCGCACACCGGCATTCTTGGAGGCCATGGCCTACGGTCGCCCGCCCGAGACGCGGTCCACCGCCATGCTGGGTTATTCCAGCCAGCTGCTGAGCATCCCGGACGGGTGCATCGACCAGCAGATGGTCGTGTTCAACCTCGGGGGCGGCGGTAAGCCTGGCGGGCTGCTGCTGGCTTGCGAGAACGACACCTGGATGTTCGCGGTCGGCCGCACCATCGACACCGGGGGAGCGCCAACCGATTTCGCCACCATGCTCGGGTTGGTCGACGACGCATTGCCCCCAAAAATTCTGCACGGGTTGCGCCAGGCGCACGCGCTCGCGGACATCGCCACGTTCCGCAACCCGGCGGCGGTATGGCGGCGCTACGACCAGATGACGAGATTCCCGCGCGGGCTACTCGTGATCGGTGATGCGCTGTGCAGCCCCAACCCCGTGTACGGGCAGGGCATGACAATGGCGGCACAGCAAGCACTCGCGCTGCAGGTCTGTCTGCGCGGCGGCGACGCCGACTTGGCTCGGCGTTTCTTTGGCAGGACAGCACGCGACATCGGGCCGACGTGGGCGGTCAACGAGGCCAACGACCGAGTCCCGTCCACCTCCCGCAAACCTTCGCTGCAACGCCGGCTGCGCGGCCAGTTGGTCAGGGCCATACTCGAGGCCGCCGGTGACGACACCGCGGTAACCGAACGCCTGCTTCGGATCACCCACCTCGTCAACCCACCGACGGGGCTCCAGGACCCCGCGCTGCTGCTTCGTGTCCTTCGAGTCAACCTGCGGCGACGGTTCCAACGCGCGCAGAAGCAGCGTCGACACCAACGATTGCGGGAGGCATTGTGA
- a CDS encoding alpha/beta fold hydrolase: MPVTPAWFTAALDQHPEHGEVDVDGCRIHLRIWGAEDQPPVVLIHGGGAHSGWWDHVAPFFSRTHRVIALDLSGHGDSGSRAAYDLRIWASEVMAAASAAGPAGRPTIVGHSMGGWVASTAAMHYSQQINSMLVIDSPLWERAPEEGRLRRHKHTEYRTKDEILARFTAVPSQELILPYVRQHIAAESVRKSDAGWVWKFDPAIFGGEFLEPTPADEESLESMLAAMRCRVGYLRCEAGLVPPAMAERIRSLLQLRGPFVELAEAGHHPMLDQPLPLVATLRTLLEFWSIT, translated from the coding sequence ATGCCGGTTACGCCGGCGTGGTTCACTGCCGCGCTCGATCAACACCCCGAGCACGGTGAGGTCGACGTCGACGGCTGCCGCATCCACCTCCGCATTTGGGGTGCCGAGGACCAACCTCCAGTCGTATTGATCCACGGCGGCGGAGCGCACTCCGGTTGGTGGGATCACGTCGCGCCGTTCTTTTCTCGTACTCACCGGGTGATCGCGCTGGATCTGTCCGGGCATGGCGACAGTGGGTCACGCGCGGCCTACGACCTGCGGATCTGGGCAAGCGAGGTGATGGCGGCCGCTTCCGCCGCCGGGCCCGCCGGGCGGCCGACCATCGTCGGGCACAGCATGGGCGGTTGGGTCGCATCCACGGCAGCGATGCACTACAGCCAGCAGATCAACAGCATGCTGGTGATCGACTCGCCGTTGTGGGAGCGTGCGCCGGAGGAAGGGCGCCTGCGCCGACACAAACACACCGAATACCGGACGAAAGACGAGATCCTGGCCCGCTTCACGGCCGTGCCGTCGCAGGAGCTGATCCTCCCCTACGTCCGCCAGCACATCGCGGCCGAGTCGGTGCGCAAATCCGACGCGGGCTGGGTGTGGAAATTCGATCCGGCGATCTTTGGCGGCGAGTTTCTCGAGCCGACACCCGCCGACGAGGAATCGCTGGAAAGCATGCTCGCCGCAATGCGTTGCCGTGTCGGGTATTTACGTTGCGAAGCCGGATTGGTGCCGCCCGCCATGGCCGAAAGGATCCGCTCCCTGCTGCAGTTGAGGGGCCCCTTTGTCGAGTTGGCCGAAGCCGGTCATCATCCGATGCTCGACCAACCGCTCCCGCTGGTCGCGACGTTGCGCACCCTGCTGGAATTCTGGTCGATCACCTAG
- a CDS encoding Mce protein yields MNYRASLRTVGNPRTWLVNRFRSAAEGTEAAGDDVSRPSTEAAQDAECVIVPDEVGDIDADAIPDATDDEQPRSRNGRRGKVVRRAAAAVLAIVVAGAGYEGWLLFQQHQKDVAAAQALTAAKKYILALTSVDTNAIDKNFAEVLDGSTGEFKDMYTKSSAQLRQTLIDNKAAAHGSVVDAAVQSATEDKVDVVLFVDQSVSNGTAPTPQLDRSRVKMTMEKVDGRWLASKVELP; encoded by the coding sequence ATGAACTACCGCGCATCGCTACGAACTGTCGGCAACCCCCGGACGTGGTTGGTGAATCGCTTCCGCAGCGCCGCCGAAGGCACAGAGGCCGCGGGGGACGACGTGAGCCGGCCATCGACCGAAGCGGCGCAGGACGCTGAGTGCGTCATCGTACCCGACGAGGTCGGGGACATCGACGCCGACGCCATCCCCGACGCGACCGACGATGAACAGCCACGGTCACGAAATGGCAGGCGGGGCAAGGTCGTCCGACGCGCAGCCGCCGCTGTTCTGGCCATCGTAGTGGCCGGCGCCGGATACGAGGGCTGGCTCCTGTTCCAGCAGCACCAGAAAGACGTGGCGGCGGCCCAGGCACTGACTGCCGCGAAGAAATACATCCTCGCGCTGACCAGCGTGGACACCAACGCGATCGATAAGAACTTCGCCGAGGTCCTCGACGGCTCGACCGGCGAGTTCAAAGACATGTACACCAAATCCAGCGCCCAGCTGCGTCAAACGCTCATCGACAACAAGGCCGCGGCGCACGGCAGCGTCGTCGACGCGGCCGTCCAGTCGGCGACCGAGGACAAGGTGGACGTCGTGCTGTTCGTCGATCAGTCGGTGAGCAACGGGACGGCGCCGACACCTCAGCTGGACCGCAGCAGGGTGAAGATGACCATGGAAAAAGTGGACGGCCGATGGCTGGCCAGCAAGGTCGAGCTCCCGTAA
- a CDS encoding Crp/Fnr family transcriptional regulator, translated as MDDILAQAGIFQGISPDAVAALARHLQHVSFPRRRTVFVEGEAGDDLYVILAGSVKIRHQTADGRETVFAVLGPGDVFGELALFDPGPRTSTVITLTEVEAVRMDRPALRTWMVERPEIAEQLLRVLARRLRHTNNTLCDLIFTDVPARVAKQILDLAMRFGTNNGGPVRVEHHLTQKELAQLVGSSRETVNKALSDFTQRGWIRQQGKALIIDQPSKLARRARA; from the coding sequence GTGGACGACATTTTGGCGCAAGCCGGCATCTTCCAGGGAATCTCACCCGATGCGGTCGCCGCGTTGGCTCGGCACCTGCAGCACGTTTCGTTCCCGCGCCGGCGCACCGTCTTCGTCGAAGGCGAGGCGGGCGACGATCTCTATGTGATCTTGGCTGGCTCGGTGAAAATCCGCCACCAGACGGCAGACGGCCGGGAAACCGTCTTCGCGGTGCTGGGCCCCGGTGACGTGTTCGGCGAGCTCGCACTCTTCGATCCGGGCCCGCGAACCTCGACGGTGATCACGCTGACCGAGGTGGAAGCCGTCAGGATGGACCGTCCCGCCCTGCGAACGTGGATGGTCGAACGACCCGAAATCGCCGAGCAGCTGCTAAGGGTGCTGGCGCGTCGGCTCCGGCACACCAATAACACGCTGTGCGACTTGATTTTCACCGATGTGCCCGCCCGAGTGGCCAAGCAAATCCTCGATCTGGCAATGCGATTCGGCACCAACAACGGGGGCCCGGTGCGCGTCGAGCATCACCTCACGCAAAAGGAGCTCGCTCAACTCGTCGGTTCGTCCCGCGAAACGGTCAACAAGGCGCTATCGGACTTCACCCAACGCGGCTGGATTCGGCAGCAGGGTAAGGCCCTGATCATCGACCAACCCTCGAAGTTGGCTCGCCGCGCCCGAGCCTAG
- a CDS encoding MlaD family protein: MANSLDFDGRGPTDQQLVALGAAVLLIAGLITGSLLLKSTGRLNDYIRVVAELTNVGDGLPARSDVKYHGLLVGAVDNVVPAAYGKPNYVHINLKPEYAKDIPNAVTARVVPSNVFAVSSVQLVDAGPSPSIRNGTRIPEDLQLSTVIFQTTISKLRDILAATGRGREDHSVGILAAVAAATNNRRGTLLTAGAQMTRVLDELNAIVTTDPGPSTVSALLDATRGLQATAPDLVDVLHDAVKPMQTLVEKREQFRSLVTGSHHTFGVNRQAFDNHTDQLIEMSQNLTPALGVFALNSDKFVPIFTRLNRLSDKFFEEVWDPEMDTGNMRVNLALTPTYTYTRADCPRYGQLLGPSCFTAPTIAVRPDLPEVLLPQNYHAPADLAPPPGTQFGPDGNLTAVGPPLFNPNPSLEDPNPPLPWWPWQIGPTPRVPGTADPDDAPPPPAPGPPPASPAPPGAAAPAAYGGNVGPVGSQHERDQLGVITGQGRPASVATQLLLGPVARGAAVSLKPQQPQPGAGEPK; encoded by the coding sequence ATGGCCAATTCGCTAGATTTCGACGGGCGCGGCCCGACCGACCAGCAGCTGGTGGCCCTGGGGGCGGCGGTGCTGCTGATCGCGGGGCTGATCACGGGAAGCCTGTTGCTGAAGTCCACCGGGCGGCTCAACGATTACATCCGCGTGGTCGCCGAGCTGACCAACGTCGGCGACGGGCTGCCGGCACGCTCCGATGTGAAATATCACGGGCTGCTCGTCGGGGCCGTCGACAATGTCGTCCCGGCGGCCTACGGCAAGCCGAACTACGTGCACATCAACCTCAAACCCGAATACGCCAAGGACATCCCGAACGCGGTGACCGCGCGCGTGGTACCCAGCAACGTGTTCGCGGTTTCGTCGGTGCAACTCGTCGACGCCGGACCGAGCCCGAGCATCCGCAACGGGACGCGCATCCCCGAAGACCTCCAGCTTTCCACGGTGATCTTCCAGACCACCATCAGCAAGCTGCGCGACATCCTGGCCGCGACCGGCCGCGGCCGCGAAGACCATAGCGTCGGCATCCTGGCCGCCGTTGCGGCCGCCACCAATAACCGACGCGGCACCTTGCTCACGGCCGGCGCGCAGATGACCCGGGTGCTCGACGAGCTCAACGCCATCGTGACCACCGACCCCGGCCCGTCCACGGTCTCCGCGCTGCTGGATGCCACTCGCGGTCTGCAGGCCACCGCGCCCGACCTCGTCGACGTCTTGCACGACGCGGTCAAACCGATGCAGACGCTGGTCGAAAAGCGCGAGCAATTCCGGTCGCTGGTCACCGGCTCGCACCACACCTTCGGTGTGAACCGCCAAGCGTTCGACAACCACACCGATCAGCTGATCGAGATGAGCCAGAACCTCACGCCCGCCCTCGGCGTATTCGCCCTGAACAGCGACAAATTCGTCCCCATCTTCACCAGGCTGAACCGGTTGTCCGACAAGTTCTTTGAAGAAGTGTGGGATCCGGAGATGGACACCGGAAACATGCGGGTCAATCTGGCGCTGACCCCGACCTACACCTACACCCGCGCCGATTGCCCGCGCTACGGCCAGTTGCTGGGACCGAGTTGCTTCACCGCCCCGACCATCGCCGTGCGCCCGGACCTGCCCGAGGTGTTGCTGCCGCAGAACTACCACGCGCCCGCGGATTTGGCGCCGCCCCCGGGCACGCAGTTCGGCCCCGACGGCAACCTCACCGCGGTGGGCCCGCCGCTGTTCAACCCCAACCCCAGCCTGGAAGACCCCAACCCGCCGTTGCCGTGGTGGCCGTGGCAGATCGGTCCGACACCCCGCGTCCCGGGGACCGCCGATCCCGACGACGCGCCGCCGCCACCGGCGCCGGGGCCCCCGCCCGCGAGTCCGGCCCCGCCCGGTGCGGCCGCGCCGGCGGCCTACGGCGGCAACGTCGGACCCGTGGGTAGCCAACACGAACGCGATCAGCTCGGCGTGATCACCGGGCAAGGCCGTCCGGCGTCGGTGGCCACGCAACTGCTCCTGGGCCCGGTCGCGCGCGGCGCCGCGGTCTCCCTGAAACCACAGCAACCGCAGCCCGGGGCGGGTGAGCCGAAATGA
- a CDS encoding SgcJ/EcaC family oxidoreductase, which translates to MTSGDQRADEDAIRGLIDQQVRGWAAGDPDAYASVFTPDADYVTFLGRHHTGREAIAASYVPLFRKLLKGTRLQIDVSQVRFLTPDVALIHAKATVVRRRRNRRNARVNTSVAVRTAGGWRIAVSQNTTHRRLTEALMARLFS; encoded by the coding sequence GTGACGAGCGGCGACCAGCGAGCCGACGAAGACGCCATCCGCGGCCTGATCGACCAGCAGGTAAGGGGTTGGGCCGCGGGCGATCCCGACGCTTACGCCAGCGTCTTCACCCCGGACGCGGACTACGTCACTTTTCTGGGCCGCCACCACACGGGCCGAGAAGCGATTGCGGCATCGTACGTCCCGCTGTTCCGCAAGCTGCTCAAGGGAACACGCCTACAGATAGACGTCAGCCAGGTCCGGTTCCTCACACCCGACGTGGCCCTGATCCACGCGAAGGCGACGGTGGTGCGACGACGACGCAATCGGCGCAATGCTCGGGTGAACACCAGCGTCGCCGTGCGGACCGCGGGCGGCTGGCGGATCGCGGTTTCGCAGAACACTACGCATCGCCGGCTCACCGAAGCCCTTATGGCCAGGTTGTTTTCCTGA
- a CDS encoding MlaE family ABC transporter permease produces the protein MTAQDDRALTEDRAHDNVATIQDWSAGYVVRHPLASLNTLGEQYILAVRTIEYCMVDLFTGRFQWAEFVRQGAFMAATAVLPTVLVALPIGVTLSIQFALLANQVGATSLAGAASGLAVIRQAASLVAAVLMASAVGSAITADLGSRTMREETDAMEVMGVSVIRRLVVPRFAAAIMVGVALTGITCFVGFLASYLFNVYFQRGAPGSFVATFSSFATTEDMIVALLKAVIYGAIVAVIACQKGLFTKGGPAGVANSVNAAVVESILVLMIVNVGISQLYNTLFPRTGL, from the coding sequence ATGACCGCCCAGGACGACCGCGCGCTCACCGAGGACCGGGCGCACGACAATGTGGCCACCATCCAGGACTGGTCCGCGGGCTACGTCGTGCGGCACCCCCTTGCCTCGCTCAACACCCTCGGCGAGCAGTACATCCTCGCTGTCCGCACGATCGAGTACTGCATGGTCGACCTGTTCACCGGCCGCTTCCAATGGGCGGAGTTCGTGCGACAGGGCGCGTTCATGGCGGCGACCGCCGTGCTGCCCACGGTCCTGGTGGCGCTGCCGATCGGGGTGACGCTGTCCATCCAGTTCGCGCTGTTGGCCAACCAGGTCGGTGCGACCTCCCTCGCGGGCGCCGCCAGTGGGCTTGCCGTGATCCGTCAGGCCGCCTCGCTGGTGGCCGCGGTGCTGATGGCTTCGGCGGTCGGGTCCGCCATCACCGCGGATCTCGGGTCTCGGACCATGCGCGAGGAAACCGACGCGATGGAGGTCATGGGGGTTTCGGTGATCCGCCGTCTGGTCGTCCCTCGCTTCGCCGCGGCCATCATGGTCGGCGTCGCGCTGACCGGAATCACCTGTTTCGTCGGCTTTTTGGCCAGCTATCTGTTCAATGTCTACTTCCAGCGCGGCGCACCGGGCAGTTTCGTGGCGACGTTTTCGTCGTTCGCCACCACGGAGGACATGATCGTCGCGCTGCTCAAGGCCGTGATCTACGGGGCCATCGTCGCGGTCATCGCCTGCCAGAAAGGGCTTTTCACCAAGGGCGGCCCGGCGGGCGTGGCCAACTCGGTGAATGCGGCGGTGGTGGAATCGATCTTGGTGTTGATGATCGTCAACGTCGGAATCAGCCAGTTGTACAACACGCTGTTCCCCCGGACGGGGCTGTGA
- a CDS encoding arsinothricin resistance N-acetyltransferase ArsN1 family B — protein MATPEDAGAVAGIYLPYVRDTAVSFETSAPTVQEMRSRMTSTLATLPWLVVTDGQVVKGYAYASPHRARDAYRWCVDVSLYLDASIQGRGHGRRIYTALLNLLAAQGYVNAYAGITLPNAASVSLHEALGFAPVGVFRNVGFKQERWWDVGWWHRRLADPPGYPRAPKSWAELADQTVGSALEG, from the coding sequence ATGGCCACGCCCGAGGACGCGGGGGCGGTCGCGGGCATCTATCTCCCCTATGTGCGGGACACGGCGGTGTCTTTCGAGACGTCCGCCCCCACCGTCCAGGAGATGCGGTCGCGAATGACCAGCACGCTCGCCACGTTGCCCTGGCTGGTCGTCACGGATGGCCAAGTCGTCAAGGGGTACGCGTATGCCAGCCCGCACCGGGCGCGGGATGCCTATCGTTGGTGCGTCGACGTGTCGCTATACCTCGACGCATCCATTCAGGGCCGGGGGCATGGCCGCCGAATCTACACGGCGCTGCTGAATCTGCTTGCCGCGCAGGGCTACGTCAATGCCTATGCGGGCATTACGCTTCCCAATGCCGCCAGCGTCAGCCTGCACGAAGCTCTGGGCTTCGCCCCCGTCGGCGTCTTTCGCAACGTGGGCTTCAAGCAGGAAAGATGGTGGGATGTCGGCTGGTGGCATCGTCGGCTGGCCGACCCGCCCGGCTACCCGCGCGCACCGAAGTCCTGGGCCGAGCTCGCCGACCAGACCGTCGGCTCCGCGCTCGAGGGGTGA
- a CDS encoding dipeptidase: protein MTTLLWDQHTCLPLTTATDIGPLTRYQYAGGTLLSVNAGYSPHSFNDAVALLHHYRAAIDAHPDLELSATLDEVDAATRAGRIAVVFDLEDSRPLDDDLENVRKLANLGVRTLLPTYNHANRAGSGCLDRTDGGLTAWGRAVVAELNTVGVVPDGSHCSARTGLDMCEVSTGPVIYSHSCMRALWEHPRNITDDQARACAQTGGVVGITGVGIFLGPNTPTLEAMTRHLEYAVDLIGVQHVGISTDFCFDAADFNTELQRNPHLFDDSYTRWGPIQWMAPETFVTLGEHLRGRGWNSRDIHAVLGGNFYRVARRAWRT, encoded by the coding sequence ATGACCACACTGCTCTGGGACCAGCACACGTGTCTGCCGCTCACCACCGCCACAGACATCGGCCCGTTGACTCGTTACCAATACGCCGGTGGCACACTGCTTTCGGTCAACGCGGGATATTCACCACACAGCTTCAACGACGCCGTGGCGCTGCTGCACCACTATCGTGCCGCGATCGACGCCCACCCCGACCTGGAATTGTCGGCCACCCTCGACGAGGTAGACGCGGCGACCCGGGCCGGGCGCATCGCGGTGGTCTTCGACCTGGAAGACTCACGCCCGCTTGACGACGACCTGGAGAATGTGCGCAAGCTGGCCAACCTGGGCGTGCGCACCCTGCTGCCGACCTACAACCACGCCAACCGTGCCGGCAGCGGCTGCCTCGACCGCACCGACGGCGGCCTCACCGCCTGGGGCCGCGCGGTCGTCGCCGAGCTGAACACGGTCGGCGTCGTCCCCGACGGATCCCACTGCAGCGCGCGCACCGGACTGGACATGTGCGAGGTATCCACTGGCCCTGTCATTTACAGCCATTCGTGCATGCGTGCGCTGTGGGAACATCCCCGCAACATCACCGACGATCAGGCGCGAGCCTGCGCGCAGACGGGCGGCGTCGTCGGCATCACCGGCGTCGGCATCTTCCTCGGCCCCAACACTCCCACCCTGGAAGCGATGACCCGCCATCTGGAATACGCCGTCGACCTCATCGGTGTCCAGCACGTCGGCATCAGCACCGACTTCTGTTTCGACGCCGCCGATTTCAACACGGAACTGCAGCGCAATCCCCACCTGTTCGACGACAGCTACACCCGCTGGGGTCCGATCCAATGGATGGCGCCGGAGACCTTTGTGACGCTCGGTGAGCACCTGCGGGGAAGGGGATGGAACAGCCGCGACATCCACGCCGTGCTCGGGGGCAACTTCTACCGGGTGGCCCGACGAGCCTGGCGTACCTGA
- a CDS encoding FAD-binding oxidoreductase: MAREISRQTFLRGAVGALAAGAVLGAPRAIADPRPSGWEGLSTALGGKVLLPDNPQFASAKQVFNTNYNGSTPAAVVTPTSAADVQKAMAFAAAHNLKVAPRSGGHSYIGASTANGTMVLDLRQLPGDANYDAATGQVTVTPATSLYTMHRTLAAAGRGVPTGTCPSVGAAGHALGGGLGAQSRHAGLLCDRLTSASVVLPNGQAVTASANSNPDLFWALRGGGGGNFGVTTALTFATFPTKDVDVVNLNFPPESFAQVLVGWQNWLRTADRNSWALADATVDAMGMHCRIMATSPAGSGNSTAAAITQAVGMQPSGTENHTFNYMDLVNYLAVGNLNPSPLGYVGGSDVFPTVNAGVAQGIAAAVNAFPRNAGRMLAIMHALDGALATVAPGATAFPWRRQSALVQWYVETGDSAAATNWLGTAHQAVQQYSVGGYVNYIEANQSPARYFGPNLSKLSAVRQKYDPGRVMFSGLNF, from the coding sequence TTGGCGCGTGAGATCTCACGGCAGACGTTTCTGCGCGGCGCCGTCGGGGCGCTAGCCGCCGGAGCGGTGCTCGGCGCGCCCCGCGCGATCGCAGATCCACGGCCGTCCGGCTGGGAAGGCCTGTCCACGGCGCTCGGCGGCAAGGTGTTGCTTCCGGACAACCCCCAATTCGCAAGCGCCAAACAGGTTTTCAACACCAACTACAACGGCTCCACGCCGGCGGCGGTCGTCACCCCCACGTCGGCGGCCGACGTGCAAAAGGCGATGGCCTTCGCCGCCGCGCACAATCTCAAGGTCGCTCCGCGCAGTGGTGGGCACTCCTACATCGGAGCGTCGACCGCCAACGGGACCATGGTGCTCGATCTGCGCCAACTGCCCGGCGATGCCAACTACGACGCCGCCACGGGGCAGGTCACCGTGACCCCGGCCACCAGTCTCTACACGATGCACCGGACGCTGGCCGCCGCAGGCCGGGGCGTCCCGACGGGTACCTGCCCGTCGGTCGGTGCCGCGGGCCACGCGCTGGGCGGCGGCCTGGGCGCCCAATCCCGGCATGCGGGCCTGCTCTGCGACCGGCTGACGTCGGCCTCGGTGGTCCTGCCCAACGGCCAGGCGGTCACCGCATCCGCCAACAGCAACCCCGACCTGTTCTGGGCGCTGCGCGGCGGCGGTGGCGGCAACTTCGGCGTGACGACCGCGCTGACTTTCGCCACGTTCCCCACCAAGGACGTCGACGTCGTCAACCTCAACTTCCCACCCGAATCGTTCGCCCAGGTCCTGGTCGGATGGCAGAACTGGCTGCGCACGGCCGACCGCAACAGCTGGGCACTGGCCGACGCCACCGTCGACGCGATGGGCATGCATTGCCGCATCATGGCGACCTCCCCGGCCGGATCCGGCAACAGCACGGCGGCGGCCATCACCCAAGCGGTCGGAATGCAACCGTCCGGCACCGAGAACCACACTTTCAACTACATGGACCTGGTGAACTACCTGGCTGTCGGGAACCTCAACCCTTCGCCACTCGGCTACGTCGGCGGATCCGATGTCTTCCCCACCGTCAACGCGGGCGTCGCACAGGGGATCGCCGCGGCGGTCAACGCCTTTCCCCGCAATGCCGGTCGCATGTTGGCGATCATGCACGCGCTCGACGGGGCCCTCGCGACCGTGGCGCCGGGGGCGACGGCCTTCCCCTGGCGCCGTCAGTCGGCGCTGGTGCAGTGGTACGTCGAAACCGGTGACTCTGCGGCCGCGACTAACTGGCTCGGCACGGCACACCAAGCGGTGCAACAATATTCGGTCGGCGGCTACGTGAACTACATCGAGGCCAATCAGTCACCGGCGCGCTACTTCGGCCCGAACCTGTCCAAGCTGAGCGCGGTCCGGCAGAAATATGACCCCGGCCGGGTGATGTTCTCCGGGCTGAATTTCTAG
- a CDS encoding ABC transporter permease — protein sequence MTASAYVPALARPFIGAYRVAATPTMRLGHMLVFFVRAVLSVPTVLRQYRTEFLRLLSNIAWGNGSIVVGGGTAGVAVVLGFTAGALVAVEGYNFLNLLGLGPATGIISSLVNTRELAPIMASLAFAMQAGCRFTAQLGAMRIAEEIDALESLAIRPIPFLVTTRLMASVIAVIPLYIACLAVTYLTCQVVANIISGGSIGPYLHYFTMMLSAKDIAYSVLKCVVFVWLSSTVQCYYGFYAAGGPEGVGVAAGHAMRASITVVIMVNMLLTMALWSIDAGARFGG from the coding sequence ATGACGGCCTCCGCCTACGTTCCCGCGCTCGCACGACCGTTCATCGGTGCATACCGGGTCGCGGCCACGCCCACCATGCGGCTGGGGCACATGCTGGTCTTCTTCGTACGTGCCGTCCTCTCGGTGCCGACCGTGCTGCGGCAATACCGCACGGAGTTCCTGCGGTTGCTGTCCAACATCGCCTGGGGCAACGGCTCGATCGTGGTCGGCGGCGGCACCGCCGGCGTCGCGGTGGTCCTCGGGTTTACCGCGGGCGCGCTGGTGGCCGTAGAGGGATACAACTTCCTGAACCTGCTCGGTTTGGGCCCCGCGACCGGCATCATCTCGTCACTGGTCAACACCCGCGAACTGGCACCCATCATGGCCTCCCTGGCGTTTGCGATGCAGGCCGGCTGCCGATTCACCGCGCAACTGGGCGCCATGCGCATCGCCGAAGAGATCGATGCCCTGGAATCCCTGGCGATACGCCCGATCCCGTTCCTGGTCACGACGCGGCTGATGGCCTCCGTCATCGCCGTCATCCCGCTCTACATCGCCTGCCTGGCGGTCACTTACCTCACCTGCCAGGTGGTCGCCAACATCATCAGCGGCGGATCCATCGGCCCCTACCTGCACTACTTCACCATGATGCTCAGCGCCAAGGACATCGCTTACTCAGTCCTCAAATGCGTTGTCTTCGTGTGGCTTTCCTCCACCGTGCAGTGCTACTACGGGTTCTACGCAGCGGGCGGCCCCGAGGGGGTGGGCGTCGCGGCAGGGCATGCCATGCGGGCCAGCATCACCGTCGTGATCATGGTCAACATGCTGCTCACGATGGCGTTGTGGAGCATCGACGCCGGCGCGAGATTCGGTGGCTGA